The region CACGCCGACCACCGGCAGCTCGCCCGACGCCCGCCGGCGCGCGTGCTCGTAGGCGGAGTCGGCGATCTCCCGCTGGAACCAGCCCGCCTCGATCGCCTTCACCGTGCCGCCCAGCGCGTCCACCCTCGCGAGGATGGCGAAGACCTCCGCCTCGATGCGGTCGGTGAGGCTCTCCACATAGTACGACCCGCCCAGCGGATCCACCACGTTGGCCACGCGCGTCTCGTCCGCGATGATCTGCTGGGTGCGGAGCGCGATCTTCATCGCGAGCTCGGAGGGGATCGCGTACGCCTCGTCGAGGCCGTTCGTGTGGAGCGACTGGGCACCGCCGAGGACCGCGGACAGCGCCTGGAGCGCGGTCCGCACGATGTTGTTCATCGGCTGGGCCTTCGTCAGCGTCACCGCGGCGGTCTGGCAGTGGAACCGCAGGCGCATCGACTCGGGCCTGGTGGCCCCGAAGCGCTCCTTCATGAGCTTCGCCCACACGCGGCGCGCCGCCCGGAACTTCGCGACCTCCTCGAAGAAGTCCGCCTGCGCGACGAAGTAGAACGCCAGGCGCGGTGCGAAGCGGTCCACGGGGACGCCCGCGCGCGTGACCTCCTCGACGTACGCGATCGCGTTCGCCATCGTGAACGCGACCTCCTGCACCGACGTCGCCCCGGCCTCGGAGATGTGGTAGCCGCTGATGTTGATCGGGTTGTAGCGCGCCATGTGCTCGGCGCAGTAGACGATCATGTCGCGGACGAGCCGCAGCGAGTGGCGGATCGGGAAGATCCACTCCTTCTGCGCGATGTACTCCTTGAGGATGTCCGTCTGGCAGGTGCCGGAGAGCCGGTCGAGGTCGCCGCCGCGCGCCCGGGCGAGCGCGACGTACATCGCGAGCAGGATCCACGCGGTGGGGTTGATCGTCATCGAGACCGAGATGCGCTCGAGGTCGATCCCCGCGAACAGCGCCTCGACGTCGTCGAGCGTGTCCACGGCGACGCCCTCGCGCCCCACCTCGCCGAGCGCCCTCGGGTCGTCGGAGTCGTAGCCCATCAGCGTCGGCATGTCGAAATCGACCGACAGGCCCGTCTGCCCCTGTTCGATCAGGTAGCGGAAGCGCCGGTTCGTGTCGTCGCCCGTGCCGAAGCCCGCGATCTGGCGCATGGTCCAGAGCCGGCCCCGGTACATCGTCGGATAGGGGCCGCGCGTGAACGGGTAGCGCCCGGGCAGGCCGATCTCGTCGTAGGCCGTGCCGGCCAGGTCCGCGGGGGTGTAGACGCGCTCGACCGGCAGGCCGGAGCCCGTCCGGCGGTCGGCGCGCGACTCGGGCTGGCGCTCGAGGAACTCGCGGAGCTCCCTCGCCTCCCAGTCGCGCCGCGCGGCCTCGATGCGCTCGATCGCCTTCGGATCAAACATGGGACGTCCTTTCTCCCAGCCGGGCGAGCAGCAGCCGCGCGCACGCGTGGGGCGCGAGCTCCCGCCGCGCCACGCGCTCGACGTCGGCGTCGCCGGCGGCCGGCTGGGCGAGGCTCCGCGCGACCAGCTCCTGCGCGATCTTCAGCACGCGGGCGTCGACCATGCGCCGCCAGCGCCGGTCGAGCTCGCCGCTCGTCTTGAGGTGCGCCAGATGGCCGTCGAGCCCGTCCACGAGCGGCCCGATCCCCTGCTCGCGCGCCGCCGACACCCCGAGCACCGGCGGGACCCAGCTCTCCGTCGTCGGGAGCAGCGTCAGCATCGAGCGCAGCTCGGCCAGTGTCCGGTCGGCGCCCTCGCGGTCGACTTTGTTGACGACGTGGAGGTCGGCGATCTCGAGCAGGCCGGCCTTCAGCGCCTGGACGTCGTCGCCGAGGCCCGGGACGCTCACCACCACGACCGTGTGGGCGAGCCGCATCACGTCCACCTCGTCCTGGCCGACGCCGACGGTCTCGACGAGGATCAAGTCGCGTCCGGCCGCGTCCAGCAGGTCCACGCCGTCGGCCGCGGCCCGGCAGAGGCCGCCGAGCGCGCCGCGCGTCGCCATCGAGCGGATGAAGACGCCGGGGTCGAGGACCAGGTCGTTCATGCGGATCCGGTCGCCGAGGATCGCGCCGCCGGAGAAGGGCGACGACGGGTCCACGGCGAGGACCCCGACCGTGCGCCCCCGAGCGCGGGCCGCCAGGGCCAGGGCCCGGGCGAGCGTGCTCTTGCCGCTGCCCGGCGCGCCCGTGAGCCCGACGACGTGCGCCCGGCCGGTGCGCGGGTAGACGCGCGCGACGAGCGCTTCGGCGCGCTCGCCGCCGGTCTCGATCCACGTGAGCCCGCGCGCGAGGGCGCGCGTCGAGCCGGCGAGGAGCTCGCGGGCCAGCGTGTCCAGATCGGTCGTCATGGGGAGACTATCTCACCGAACGGCGGTAGAGGTCGCGATCGTCGATCACCCGCCGCGCCTTGAACTCGGTCCGCTCGAGCGTCCCCGCGGGGACGAGCTCGACCACCGGGCGGACGCCGAGCCGCGCCCGGAGCCGCTCGGTCATCGTGGCCGAGAGCGTCGCCCGCGCGCCGGGGTCGGCGTGGGCCGGCGCGTATTCAGCGCGCACGAGGAGCTCGTCCATCGCCTCGCGCCGCGAGACGATCACGCGGAACTCGCCGCCGAAGCCCTCGATGGCGCGCAGCGTGTCCTCGATGGCGCTCGGGTAGATGTTCTCCCCCCGCACGATGAACATGTCGTCGATCCGGCCGTAGAGCCCGTCGGGCAGCCGCGGGTAGGTGCGGCCGCAGGGACACGGCTCGTCGATCCAGCGCGCGAGGTCGCCGGAGACGAGGCGGATCATCGGCTGCGACGTCCGCTCGAGGTGGGTGTAGACGGGCGTCCCCTCGGCGCCGAACGGGACCGGCCGGAACGTCTCCGGATCGCAGACCTGGGTGTAGACGAGATCCTGCCAGAGATGCATTCCCGTGCGGTGGCGGCATTCGCCGTTGGTCATCCACGGCGTCATCTCGGCCATGCTCCCCATGTCCACGCAGGCGCCGCCGAAGGTCTCCTCGATGAGGCGCTTGGTCGCCGGGATGCCCGCGCCCGGCTCGCCGGAGAAGAAGAGCGTGCGCAGGCCGAGCTGCCGTGGGTCGATGCCTTCGCGCCGCGCGACCTCGGCGAAGTGGAGCGCGTACGAGGGCGTGCCGTAGAACGCCGTCGGCCGGAGGTCGCGCGCCCACTGGACGGCCATCAGCGTCTGTCCGGCGGCGCCCGCGCCGAACGGGAACGCCGTGGCTCCGAGGCGCTCGACGCCGGCGAGCGCGCCCCAGGATCCCAGGTACAGGCTGAAGAAGGAGCAAATGAGCGCGCGGTCGGCCGGACGGAGGCCCGTGGCCCAGAGAATGCGCGCGTGCGCCTCGCCGATCCGCGCCCAGTCGTCGCGACCCACGCCGAAGACCGTCGGCCGTCCCGTCGTGCCGCTCGTGCCGTGGATGCGCGCCACCTCGGCGGGCTCGACGCAGAGGTACTCGCCGAACGGCGGCGCGGCGGCCTGCGAGGCGCGCAGCTCGGCCTTGGTGACGACGGGAAAGGTCGTCAGGTCGCCGAGGGACTGGAGCGTCGCCGGCGACACGCCCGCCGCCTGCCACTTCCTCCGGTAGAACGGGCTCCGCGCCCACGCCCACTCGACCTGCCGCCGGAGCTTTCCGAGGATCAGCGCGTCGCGCGCGAGGGGCTCCATGCACTCGAGCTCGGGGAACCAATGCTCCGACCCGGGGTCCGGACGGTAGGTCGCGTCGTACCGGGGGGGCCACACGCTGAGGTCCACGGCGGTCGTCACCCGCGCCCCCCCCGGCCCGCCTCAGCGCGGCTGGCGCGCGGCGACGAGCTCCCGGAGCCGGGCGGCGATCACGTCGGGCGGAGTGTCCTGCAGGAGCACGTCCGCGGCGCCGAGCGCGCGCAGCGCCGGCACATCCTCGTCGGGGATGACCCCGCCGACGACGAGGAGCATGTCGCCCGCGCCCGCCGCGCGCATGAGCTCGACCACGCGCGGGATCAGCGTCATGTGGGCGCCCGACAGGAGACTGATCCCGAGGACGTCCACGTCCTCCTGGACGGCGGCCGCCACGACCTCCTCGGGCGTACGGTGGAGCCCCGTGTAGACGACGTCCATCC is a window of Candidatus Methylomirabilota bacterium DNA encoding:
- a CDS encoding AMP-binding protein, translating into MTTAVDLSVWPPRYDATYRPDPGSEHWFPELECMEPLARDALILGKLRRQVEWAWARSPFYRRKWQAAGVSPATLQSLGDLTTFPVVTKAELRASQAAAPPFGEYLCVEPAEVARIHGTSGTTGRPTVFGVGRDDWARIGEAHARILWATGLRPADRALICSFFSLYLGSWGALAGVERLGATAFPFGAGAAGQTLMAVQWARDLRPTAFYGTPSYALHFAEVARREGIDPRQLGLRTLFFSGEPGAGIPATKRLIEETFGGACVDMGSMAEMTPWMTNGECRHRTGMHLWQDLVYTQVCDPETFRPVPFGAEGTPVYTHLERTSQPMIRLVSGDLARWIDEPCPCGRTYPRLPDGLYGRIDDMFIVRGENIYPSAIEDTLRAIEGFGGEFRVIVSRREAMDELLVRAEYAPAHADPGARATLSATMTERLRARLGVRPVVELVPAGTLERTEFKARRVIDDRDLYRRSVR
- the meaB gene encoding methylmalonyl Co-A mutase-associated GTPase MeaB translates to MTTDLDTLARELLAGSTRALARGLTWIETGGERAEALVARVYPRTGRAHVVGLTGAPGSGKSTLARALALAARARGRTVGVLAVDPSSPFSGGAILGDRIRMNDLVLDPGVFIRSMATRGALGGLCRAAADGVDLLDAAGRDLILVETVGVGQDEVDVMRLAHTVVVVSVPGLGDDVQALKAGLLEIADLHVVNKVDREGADRTLAELRSMLTLLPTTESWVPPVLGVSAAREQGIGPLVDGLDGHLAHLKTSGELDRRWRRMVDARVLKIAQELVARSLAQPAAGDADVERVARRELAPHACARLLLARLGERTSHV
- a CDS encoding methylmalonyl-CoA mutase family protein gives rise to the protein MFDPKAIERIEAARRDWEARELREFLERQPESRADRRTGSGLPVERVYTPADLAGTAYDEIGLPGRYPFTRGPYPTMYRGRLWTMRQIAGFGTGDDTNRRFRYLIEQGQTGLSVDFDMPTLMGYDSDDPRALGEVGREGVAVDTLDDVEALFAGIDLERISVSMTINPTAWILLAMYVALARARGGDLDRLSGTCQTDILKEYIAQKEWIFPIRHSLRLVRDMIVYCAEHMARYNPINISGYHISEAGATSVQEVAFTMANAIAYVEEVTRAGVPVDRFAPRLAFYFVAQADFFEEVAKFRAARRVWAKLMKERFGATRPESMRLRFHCQTAAVTLTKAQPMNNIVRTALQALSAVLGGAQSLHTNGLDEAYAIPSELAMKIALRTQQIIADETRVANVVDPLGGSYYVESLTDRIEAEVFAILARVDALGGTVKAIEAGWFQREIADSAYEHARRRASGELPVVGV
- a CDS encoding cobalamin B12-binding domain-containing protein; protein product: MPGIRVLIAKVGLDGHDRGAKVVARCLRDAGMDVVYTGLHRTPEEVVAAAVQEDVDVLGISLLSGAHMTLIPRVVELMRAAGAGDMLLVVGGVIPDEDVPALRALGAADVLLQDTPPDVIAARLRELVAARQPR